The following is a genomic window from Bactrocera tryoni isolate S06 chromosome 2, CSIRO_BtryS06_freeze2, whole genome shotgun sequence.
aggtttcaagaccggagcatactgtTTTAAATCCCCCAGAGGTGTTCTAGTGACtgacccagagcatactaaaatgcTGGAGAGAACACGTCTCTAACCTCTAACCCGTTTGAAGAGCAAAGCGCCGGGGGCCTATGGATTGccgaaggtttcaagaccggagcatactgtTTTAAATCCCCCAGAGGTGTTCTAGTGACtgacccagagcatactaaaatgcTGGAGAGAACACGTCTCTAACCTCTAACCCGTTTGAAGAGCAAAGCGCCGGGGGCctatggattgccggccgatcTATTCAAATACAAAGCGAACAAAGACGAAACTTTATaaatcactcatcatccccgttctgctactcgtatatggtgcagaggcatggacgatgacaacatctgttgagtcggcgttacgagtttccgaaagatttatggtcttttacGCGTTGGCCTCGGCGAATACCggagtcgatggaacgatgagctgtacgagatatacgacgatattgacatagttcaacgaattaagtgacagcggttacgctggctaggtcatcgaatggataaaaacacgCCTGCTCTGAAAGTGTTCAACGCAGTACTCgacgggggaaacagaggaagaggaagacctccactccgttggaaaaaccaggtggagaaggacttggctatacttggaatctccaattggcgtcaaacagcgaaaagtaaGAACGACTGGCAGGAATATCAGCCCAATTTTATTACTGAATTTGTTTTTTGGCTAACTTTCTTTCGTGTTCTCATCTCCTGCAATATTTTGGTTGGCATAATGAGTCGAATCACGCGAGAAGTCGCTGCTGTCTAGGATACAAGGGAGAAGTGGAGCAAATAACACActttttccccaaaatttgaACGATTTCTCACACAACTTTGTGGTTTAATGGCACTTTCGAAAGCACTTGCCAGAGGACATGCGGATGAACACCCCAACGACCCCTTTCTAAAACACacttccatacatacatacatacatataataaatgaagtgatagtatgtgtatgcgtgtgtgtgtgtggcgtgcAATACAAATAGCgttgaattaaaattaactacTAAAAGCAACATCAATCACAAAAGATAAACATTTGAATACATGAATGGATGTTTTGTGGAAATTAACAACAGCAggatcaacaacaacaacaatatcagcataGAAAACAAGCATCAATGCGGCTGTAACATATACAACTATTTACCGTTAAAGCTGCTATCGTTAGTTAACTACCACTTGTTGCGCTTGTCGCTCGTCcagactcacacacacacacaggcgcgAGCACCGCGTCGTGCCATATCAATCAATTACAATTGAAAGTGATCACACAATTTTATTGCCAAATGTGtgcatatttttgatttattccttTGACTCTGCGGGTAAATTGATttctatttgttgttgctgctgctgctgctgctgtttccTCTCTTCCTTTTTTGCACTCTAAATTAGCTTAAAGCGCGAGCACAATAACTCCTAGAGGTGAAATGTGCATTAGCTTAAGTGGGTGAATCTGTATATGTGTTGGTGGCTGAGCGTGatccgtgtgtgtgtgtgcacgcaAAGTAGTTAAGTCGCGGCTTATATCCATACTAAGTAATATTCCTAACGCGCTTAGCTAGTTGAGCTCTAAATTTATCAGCCAGAAGCAGACGAGTGCAGTTGGCGGCCGCGCTAAGCGTATTGAGAGCGGTCGGTCGGGCGCGCGCGCGTGCGCTGCGCTTGGACAGGCCAGGTGTCGACTGTAAATGcgttttcaatatttcatttaacCGCGGCACGTTGGCGTTTGACATTTTTCCCATTAAATGTGACGGCAGCGCGACGGCAGGCGATTTACTAACTCACGTGGCCGCAATGAGGACGACGGCCGTCGCTACCCTTACCGCGCTATCTAGCCGCTACGTACGACTGACATTTGGTGAAATGCCTTTATAAGGATGTTTGATGACGGCGGCGACGTTGCGCAGCCAACGCAAACGATTTATGCATCAATGAAATGCCCACACCGAGAAAATTAGAAAGTAAAACTGTAGTAGAGGTTATTGTGTGTGCGCGGTGGGGTGGGGGCGGTAGTTGGTGGCGGTGTTGCTTAGCGCTTTGTTGGCAGTCTAGTGGCATGTTGTAGAAGCTGACGTTTGGAAGCGCAAAACTGGAACTAAAGCACGCGGCGCGCAACAAAGGCtcacacagacatacatacatacatgttttggCGTACAGTTAGTTATCAGCAGCATGGTTTAATTGTGTGCGCCATGGCAGCCGCCATTTATCGTGGGAGCACCATTGCGCGCCGCGTAGCAGTGCGGGCGGCCGCGCGCTACGGCCGCATAAGCAGCGCGCGCGCTATGTGGGTTGCTATAAGCGCAGATTTCTTCCTTTACTCTggcaacatacacacacatatatatatagtatatgtttttgtaatagcgtacttttttttaacttttcacaTATTGTTTATGCGCAAAAATGCTGCTGtaaaaattatgcatttatCCCTAAGGGGTGAAAATGGTGCGCGATTAAATTCGCTCAGCGCCACCACCTTCCCAGCGGAGGCGCGCTGTTGTTGGCAATTCACATATGCGTCGCGCCATCAATGCGGGCGGTTTTAAGcaatttcaattcatttcatGCTAGcgtttcattgtttttgtatttttcaaaatattttattttcaccgTTTTAATTTCGTtgtcataaaaaattacatttaaatgcGCAACGTCGAGTAATTGCAGGCGTTACTGGTCAAGTGGCAGACTGATAAATTGTTATGGACATGCGCGCGCATTAAGGCGATTTTGCTTTCGATTTTCCAaaactttgtgtttttttagGTAGAAATGTTAATTGTTTCTCGGTTGGTGACATGGTGTGGGAAGCTGTTGAACGATAGCGCTGAGATGTCAGTGAACTAATCGAAGAGAAATTCAGACAGCAGGACGCAGCGCTTGCCGAGATTGTTTTTGGAAGGTAGTGAAAACGATTAACCTAGCCATAGGTGGTTTGGTATTTTCGATTATGTTCACTGGAGGACCCGAGGGCaggtttttaaggaacccaagaGGTCTCCGGACTATCTTAGATGACAAGCCATAGTTTTTTAAGGTGGTTTgggattttcgaatattttttctggAGGACCTGAGGGTAAGTTTTCAGGGAGCCCAATAGGTCGCCGAGAAATCTTTGATGACACTATGGGTGCTTATTTTTAGCACTTTTATGTGACTAAACTTAAGTCGGTGTACAAAGAaagaatttgaacaaaaaacaaaagtagaGAATTAAACCACAATACAACATCGTTGAAAAGTCGTATCTCCAGTAAGGATTTATAAAGCAATAAGGTAAATACAGAAATAGATATCGCCAAATTCTGTTGGGTCTATCGAAAATAAAAACTCTACAAGTACTTAATACAAAACCTATTGCCAAGATAGTCGGCTCAACCAAGGGCGGTCAATCCGGCATCATACTTTCAAATTATTTGAGGAATGTTTTCTgtggtacaacaacaacaaatcactagcatatgcatatatttaaattaatgtcTGCACAACtaaattccaaaaacaaaatgtgaaacAGTTTTGATATAAAATTAGATTTCtataaaaagtatgaaaaaagtttgcaacaatTAGGTGGAATTAGCAACAAAGATACAAGGTATGacataaaaatagtttaaaaaaaatgtagaattcaagaattttagAGCAAAGAATgctaaaaatactttcaaacacgtggcataaacaaaaaaatataaattaatttgtagttatttttaaaatagtttatatgctaatatttttattacatacctacaaatattttattatatacaatatttttataacttatacatacatatttataaatttatatttttatacagaaaaaattcacatggaaaaataatatataaaagaatttgataaaatattttcgaattttatgaGCAACTAGTAAAATAccataatttgtataaaaaaactaatatcTAAGCTAGCAATTAGCACATGTagtcaatttcaataaaaaattgttaaataaaagaaaaatattaatacaaaaaaatattcgcaatgctttttatattttagagcaaagtacaaacaaatattttcgtcacaactatatatatttattttaaaatgcgCATAACAATATGAAACGCTTCTTTCTAAAAGTTTTCGGTGACAGCAGCGACCTTCGAAAGAGCGAGATACACATTAACTCGTTCAGACATGAAGTCGAACGGAAAGCCAAATGTGGCAACCTTGAACTTAACACCAAACCAAGGGAAAATTGAGTGCTATTTACCGTACATTaattgcattgttgttggtggaTAAGAAATAGAATTGCGGAATAAATAGAACATTAAATAGaataaacagaaatatttttacgtaagTTGCGAAGAAACTTTAAACAATCCATagatttactttttaaattttttttaaatgggtGTGTGCAAAAATGTGCTCGACGACAGGCATTGTTTGCCACCGCCGCCGATAGCAAGAACGGTAAAAGCTAATGCAAATAAAAGATTAGCGTGTCAACGctgagcaaacaaaaaatagcatGATAAGAAGGCTTTAAACCCATTAAAGTGGCACCATATAATTAcgtatacatttttgtaaagcTTTCTATGTGCGTTGTACTCACCAGAATTGTAGACTAGATGTGTTTCaatgaatgaaaatacaatGCGTTTAGttacatttatgtttttgtaaagATAACAagccacaataaatagagtatttgaaaatatgtgcgtacatacatacatatgcacataaaacAACCATAACAAAAAgctataagaaaattaaaagtaacGTTCcgcattgttttttatttattattttttaacaattctaCTTCCAGCGATAACAgctgatttaaataaaaaattataagtatttAAATCACGAAAGTTAAAAGcgcaaattttcataaaacttttacagctaactacaaatttaaaatagttgtGGAAACCATCtggaataaattataaaagtatTCGTGCGCACAGTTTTTCCCATTTGCACATAAAAACAATATAACACAATACAattaatgtgaaaaagaaacatTGCGTTGATAAGGTTGCTTCAAATTCAGTCTAAACAAGTTACacctgtacatacataaatatgtatctgTTTAGTAGgtacacatttttataataatgttgTTTTACTACTGGCAATCTAAAACGACTGATTGCCTGATAACACATAAAGTATTTTCactgtaatttatttaaacacgTCATTAGACATTTATTATTGTTGGGTTCAAGCAAATTTTGAACTTGGGCATTGCGGCCGGAGTTATTATGAAATTATTCCCTGGAATTACTAATTCATgagtactttttttttatagctttttatacatttaactTGCTGTTTCatccaaaaattgttattattcaGTTTTCATTTGCCAATGCAATTAGGAGTACACAAGcttttacaattattattttttgattataccGTTAATTAGTAGCATTCAAACGAAATTgcggaaaatattaataattaaataagaagacatgaaaaataatagtttattAAGCTACCCCATTTTGGCAAAAGCAATATTTGGCACACAGGCATGTAAAATATTCGCCAAAATTTCATTAGTCGCCAATGAACTGTGTCAATCTATAAATATTGAGGATTTTCTGACACacattaacaacaacagaaatatttatagtattttccTTATTGCAGGCCTCTTAGTTTTCACCCCTGCTTGTTAATGGTCATTTTTGCATTTCATATTTAACTTTtcacctgtttttttttttttattttgattttgcatattttgaacgAAATTCCGCATTAAGAAATTGTCGATAATTGCGAgacgtgcatacatacatatgtagtaacatgtgtgtatatttacaaATTGTACTTAAATACTACAAAGATGCCGCTCGCCAGCCAGTTgttttgtgcaaaaaataatgcaattttaaAGTGTGGccgtaaatatttttgaacaaatgtgtttttttctttccaaacGCCCCTCTTTGAGTAcgaaggtacatatgtatgtatatgtatacttatgaatggtatgtatgtacatatatactaatttaAATTAGCTGAGTGCAAAGTGTAGTGAAGTTTACAATGCCAAAAGATAAATgagtaaatatgtttacattcgtatacatatattagtgttattattacattttatcaGCAGAAGTTCACAGTGCATACTGGAAATTACTATTTAACAATACAACATTCATATTTACTTTTCTTAGCAAGGCATGAATAAGTCGACGAGTGAGCGTCTGCAGAAATAAAGCTTGAATTGTAGTAGTTTCCTCAATGATTTGATACGCGACACGAGTGTTCTAAATATAAGTTATGggattaattttataattgtaaGTTTGATAAGAGGGCAGAGTGTGGAATTAATATTATATCGCGCACATACAAGCATTTACaaacataaatgtattattggacgaaaaattatattcaattattGAGGGAAGTAGTTTTACATAAACAATGGGCGTCAGTAAGGCAGTCACGACGCAACCACAACAAAGTTATTAATGAGGAATGTAAACAAGTATTTAGATTAATTTCATACGCAACCACTTAAGTATTATTTAACATGTATCATAAATGGTTATTTAAAACGTTTAACGCAAGTAAAtcgtttgtaaaaaaaaatataaaaaataagttgttaTAATACATTTCATAATAAAAGAACATTTCTGAACGAATTTCATCAGTAATCAGAAAGTTCTGTGTGAAATGATGATTAAATGCAAGTTTACTCTTcagaaattaaatagaaatagaTTATACATAGAATTACTTACCTTTCCTGCACGCTCTCACGCTCTACTTGCACATTTTGCAAGTCATCATCGAGTAAGGCAGGTGCCTCAACTGCCACAGCAATCATTTCCTCATTCTCGTTTTGATGCGCTGGTTCAACGGCTTCATTTATAATTACTGCACTTTTTTCACGTATTATATCATTATCACTTGCACTTGCACTATACATAACACTACTTGGCAACAGCCAACCTTCAGCCGATTCTGTTACTGGCTCTGTTGTGCTGTCGTCGACAACATTGTTTGGCGCATTAGCAGCAGCTGGAGCAGCTGTTTGTGACTCTTGAATATGTTCACCctcattttttgttaatttttccacTTCTTCATTTATCGGTATAATTTCTGCATGCGCCACTATTGCCGGCGGTGCAGCAGCTGCTTTGTGCTCAACAGCTGCGCCAGCTTCAGCAGGAAGCgttgtcgattcatcactaCATGCAGCTACAAATTTAGCATTCTCTGTGAGAAAcacaaagaaaagaaaacaactgaaaagaaaaagatttaatttattttattagtaaaccagacatgtaaatattttgtaaaacatatttgaatatacatttaaaagtatatgtatgcatgtattgcATGCAATTGTGTATGGTCAGCAAATTTTGCGCTCACCTCGAAATACACGTCACCGATAGCAGACCCAAATAAGCTAATTGCAAGTTTATACGCATATTTTATGCATTCACACATAATACGCACTTTGccaagtatatattataattttgtaattacttctatttcatttaaaacacatattttatcGGCTTGCTCCCGCgtcactttttgcaatttttttcttgttttccagTATCTGCCAGTACGATGGGCACACACGCTCACCGCTTTCACTACACTTTTGCAACCGTTGCTGTATTcactaataaaaacatttaaaaggcGAATTTTAGGCACTTTTCTTTTGCATAAAACTTTTTGCTCAAGATTTTTCGTCTTATCTTGCTATAATTCGACTGCTAAACGGtgcaaactgtaattttttgaatgaaatatgaGCTGCAGGAACAAGAACCTGTACAAGAATCAACTGGAAGCCGTTCAACGAAAATTAATctgcaaacaaaaaagaaaaagtaaaaaacagaGAACTGTCAAATCGGAAGACAAACGTCAAAATGCACAAAGCTGATTGGAATTCACGAATGAGCTGTTAAAGCAAACGCGAGTAAATACAAACAGTGTTGTTTCTTCCAATTTTCCGAGAGGTTTCAGATGCAAAATCagatgttaatttaattttttacgtaaACAAAAAACCATTAAATAAGAGGCGAAATGAAGTTAATAAGTTTAAAAGTATGCTATAATTTAGATATCATAACGAGTGCGTTTTGATTGAGAAACAAGTCGGGGATATGGGAAGAGTGCTGCCAAGTTTCATGTATACTTCCAATTGGAAATGTAATGTTATTTATAAGAACAGCTGTTATATGTTCCGCTATTTGACTGATTCAAGTGCATTTTTCTcgcgtaaaatttttaaatttgaatttatttccgGCAATGAGCCATGGAGTCGAAAACTACATTGGTGCATTGGTTTCGCAAAGGACTACGTGTACATGATAACCCAGCATTGACTCTTGTTTTCTCCAAAGCAGTAAGCCAACCCACAAAATATTGCGTGCGACCGATTTTTATACTCGATACTGCGTTATTGGAATGGTTGCGTGTTGGCGCGAACCGTTGGCGTTTTTTGCAACAAACACTAGCAGACTTGGATGCAAATTTAAGGAAACTAAATACGCAATTATATGTGGTGCGCGGTACACCAGCTACAGTTTTTCAACGCATCTTTAAGGAGTGGCGTGTGAGTTTACTAACCTTTGAAAGTGATATTGAGCCATATGCATTGAAGCGTGATGCAGAGATTCAACGTTTGGCTAAGGCAGCTAGAGTAAAAGTGGATGTATTTTGCTCGCATACCATATATAATCCAGAATTAGTAATACAAAGAAATGGTGGCAATGCGCCACTAACATATCAGAAATTTTTAAGCGTTatcgaaaaattaaatgtgCCATTGCCGGTGGCAAACCCCGAGAGATTGTCAGATGAACAAAGGCCAACAAAGGATAGTATGGAGCAACAAAACAGTAGTTGCTATGCATATCCAACATTAGATGAACTCGTGAAGCGGCCCGATGAGTTAGGTGAAAATAAATTCGTTGGCGGTAAGTACTTACAGGGCTTGGAAGTCTTTGTTAATTTGCTTATACATTTTATTGCAGGCGAGACGGAAGGTTTACGTCGTTTGGATGCTTCGTTGAGCAACGAATCATGGGTTGCTGCTTTTGAGAAACCAAATACTGCTCCGAATTCGCTTGAACCCAGCACAACTGTGCTTAGTCCCTACCTGAAGTTTGGTTGCCTCAGCGCACGCTTGTTTCATCAGCGTTTAATGTCGATACTTAAGCGTCAAACCAAACATTCCAAACCACCCGTATCATTGTTAGGACAATTGCTCTGGCGTGAATTTTACTACACAGCCGCTGCGTCAGAGCCAAATTTCGATCGTATGTTAGGTAATAAATTCTGCATGCAAATACCATGGGAAACCAACGAAGTACATTTATCCGCTTGGACGAATGGGCGTACGGGTTATCCATTTATAGACGCCATAATGCGTCAATTACGTCAGGAGGGTTGGATACATCATTTAGCGCGTCACGCTGTTGCATGCTTTCTAACACGTGGTGATTTATGGATCTCTTGGGAGGAGGGCCAAAAAGTATTCGAAGAATTACTGCTCGATCAGGATTGGGCATTGAATGCCGGCAATTGGATGTGGCTCTCAGCCTCAGCATTCTTTTATCAATACTTTCGTGTCTACAGTCCGGTAGCTTTCGGCAAGAAAACTGATCCAACCGGCGCTTACATAAGGAAATATGTACCTGAACTTGCCAAGTACCCAGCAGGGTGTATCTATGAACCTTGGAAGGCAACTTTGAGTGCACAACGCGAATATAGCTGTGTGTTGGGCAAAGATTATCCACATCGTATAGTTATTCACGAAACTGTGCACAAGGAGAATATAAAACGCATGACAGCGGCTTACAAAATAAATCGTGAAGTGAAAGAAGGCAAGAGTCCAACCGACGGAGGTGGAAAGGACAAACGTAAAAAGGTAGGAAGTAGCGCACAGTTGACAAAGAAGCTACGTACCTAAGACGCATACGACGTAGTAGTATATAGTAGTGTAGTCTTTTTTTGTAGTAATAAGTTACTATATTGCAGAGCTTTGTTATGTTTATTAAACAGTTAAGTTCATTAAAAATACACTACCAATGACATAATATTTACAAAGTgacataaaaatttgaaaaaataatgcattaaaTATCCCTTGCAAGATGCGTAAATTCACTTCTCATAAACGCAAATTTGCATATCGTCTGCTTTGTCCTTATCATTTGGATCCAAGCGGTAGCGATAAGTTGAATCACGCAGCATACGCTTGGGCATAATGATCTTGATGCCTTTAAATTCGAATACGTTGTTACGCTCCTTCGGTATCGGTGGCAATTTGAAGAGCTCATCATCGCCGTAGGCGTCAATGTCGACAGTGCCCTGCTTTTTCTCCTGCTCATTGGCGAAGGCATCTATGTCCACTGGTGCCTCGCAAATCACTTCCACATCATCGATGGCATTTTTTGCCTTCGTTGAACTGACTGCCACAAATTTCTGCTCACTGTTTGCATTATCCACCCCAATTGCTTTAATTGCTTCCTCAGCGTCTATTATGGTCTCCTGTTTGGGTCCTTCTGCAGCTGGCACTGCTTCAGCCGGCATTGGCACCGCACTTACAGCACCATCACCGAGTGGTTTCGCAGCTGCTGCATCTTCAGTTTGTTCAGTTACTTTTGTGGACATTTTCCGCGGCAAAATCAAATCAGGCATGTCTTCATACATCATATCGTCGCCGTAGCCATCGATATTGACAACCGTCGGCATTGTTCGCATCAAAGGCAGCACTGGATTATTGTTTTGCTTGGCTTCGTTAATGCGTTCTTCCAGATCCATATGTGCCATGCGATCTTCGAAGTCCATACGTCCATAGCCGCTATTTATGTCCACAATTGTCATTTCGGGTAGCTTATCCTCTTTGGTTGAAGTCGGTTTCGCCTCGTCTATAGGCGCAACGTCGTTCAAATCATTACTATTGTTCTTGTTGGGTCCACTGCTATCCACAACCGCCTCGGATTTCGCTAAAACGTGCGCCGCCTCGTTGGCTAACGGCATTTCGTGGCTGCTGAAGTTCGGTTTTGGCGCCGTGGTGGAAATGACTCGCATCAGCGTTGTTAAGTTGTTCGCCAATCGATGAGGTTGCATCCATATTTTCGCAGCGTAGCTTAATCGTgacatttatttgattttttttttcgttgaaaatttgaaaaatatatttaattcctTGTAATTCTGTCGCTGTCTATTAGGAGGTTTAGTGTTTTTCTCTTTATAAATTCTgttattttaaatgtaattcTTTTACGCTATAATACTAActtgaaatttatgtacatatatgtatatgtaaatgaacgATTTGAGAGTCGCTTCTATGTTTTGAAAACTTCATttcaaaaaagcatttttttactttaacatGAAAAGCATTCAAAAGAGAAAAGTAATTTTCTCAAAGTAGTTATGTGTacaatatttgctttaaaatgcatatgtatgtatgtataaattgaGGTTAGATTTATTCTGGAATATAGACTGACTTATTTGAAACAAGGCTTTAAGATCGCCAAGTTGTCTTTGTGCTGCTTAATATTCTTTTCCAGTTTACGCATATctttttttatgcttttctaGGGTCGGAAAACAACTCTGAAGTAATTTGAAGTAATGTTGCTAAGAAAACGTGACG
Proteins encoded in this region:
- the LOC120769748 gene encoding cryptochrome-2, whose translation is MESKTTLVHWFRKGLRVHDNPALTLVFSKAVSQPTKYCVRPIFILDTALLEWLRVGANRWRFLQQTLADLDANLRKLNTQLYVVRGTPATVFQRIFKEWRVSLLTFESDIEPYALKRDAEIQRLAKAARVKVDVFCSHTIYNPELVIQRNGGNAPLTYQKFLSVIEKLNVPLPVANPERLSDEQRPTKDSMEQQNSSCYAYPTLDELVKRPDELGENKFVGGETEGLRRLDASLSNESWVAAFEKPNTAPNSLEPSTTVLSPYLKFGCLSARLFHQRLMSILKRQTKHSKPPVSLLGQLLWREFYYTAAASEPNFDRMLGNKFCMQIPWETNEVHLSAWTNGRTGYPFIDAIMRQLRQEGWIHHLARHAVACFLTRGDLWISWEEGQKVFEELLLDQDWALNAGNWMWLSASAFFYQYFRVYSPVAFGKKTDPTGAYIRKYVPELAKYPAGCIYEPWKATLSAQREYSCVLGKDYPHRIVIHETVHKENIKRMTAAYKINREVKEGKSPTDGGGKDKRKKVGSSAQLTKKLRT
- the LOC120769749 gene encoding uncharacterized protein LOC120769749 is translated as MSRLSYAAKIWMQPHRLANNLTTLMRVISTTAPKPNFSSHEMPLANEAAHVLAKSEAVVDSSGPNKNNSNDLNDVAPIDEAKPTSTKEDKLPEMTIVDINSGYGRMDFEDRMAHMDLEERINEAKQNNNPVLPLMRTMPTVVNIDGYGDDMMYEDMPDLILPRKMSTKVTEQTEDAAAAKPLGDGAVSAVPMPAEAVPAAEGPKQETIIDAEEAIKAIGVDNANSEQKFVAVSSTKAKNAIDDVEVICEAPVDIDAFANEQEKKQGTVDIDAYGDDELFKLPPIPKERNNVFEFKGIKIIMPKRMLRDSTYRYRLDPNDKDKADDMQICVYEK